The following are from one region of the Ischnura elegans chromosome 12, ioIscEleg1.1, whole genome shotgun sequence genome:
- the LOC124168660 gene encoding uncharacterized protein LOC124168660: protein MAEKSYRRITRRNTNIWLVGDCFDENLPRNGKLPTLREVLKSFFARLHSTPGTAKSKDVARHTGSALLEFWAEANIPTQNARDVIKKLFNVYREYRRLGKDKGLKCRKSDMKIQLFTSKLDRLLDIGHKKAMELIKIDDDRQFYVSMQSDRIGYMGGIDKEWCAMQENNRKRNHQKELAAEKAKERSTKETNELFKNHVSSEASDTSTAEDTDDDFTPSKPKKRKIHIVNDSMVSAALDRTLTSSGGGSMLIKAVAQATAKSLGFAEKEVQIVSSRSQLQRKRSECREEMAIMIKQEFTPDVPLVVHWDGKLMPSSEDAEGNADRLPILVSGEGVEQLLGVPELKRGTGIQEATAVVEYLTSWELQERVIGLVFDTTTVNSGRVNGACVHIQRKLGKELLGLACRHHILELVLAAVFDSLISVSKKATLPFVDCLKDNWKNIDKARYRTAATTRGSLRKINDKKEIIIFCCNQLKVFQPRDDYRELLELVIIFLGGSVPGTTAYQFKKPGSISKSRWMAKAIYSFKVRMFGKQLNLSTKESDNVFQICCFVASVYIKSWYTCPVAFSAPARDLELLKTLASREEKHYQAALKKFCNHLWYLSETLVCLSLFDPNVSLPCKRAMVNSFLKEVHVCSPRAQLPPNCGIKDLELSDFVSSNSRRFFDITGIDQGFLSRDPEDWIFDERYLKGFNVIKHIKVVNDTAERGVSLIKKYLLQKNLTCNERERQHLLLVVQKHRRMFDKYGKKRL from the exons ATGGCTGAGAAGAGTTATAGGCGTATCACTaggaggaataccaatatttggcTCGTTGGTGACTGTTTCGATGAAAACTTGccgagaaatgggaaacttcctACATTACGAGAAGTTTTGAAGAGTTTCTTTGCTAGACTGCACTCCACGCCGGGCACTGCTAAATCCAAAGACGTCGCCAGACACACGGGGAGCGCATTGCTGGAATTTTGGGCAGAAGCAAACATCCCAACTCAAAACGCCCGTGATGTTATTAAGAAACTATTTAACGTGTATAGGGAATATAGGAGGTTAGGAAAAGATAAGGGCCTCAAATGCAGGAAGAGTGATATGAAGATACAATTATTTACATCCAAGCTGGACAGGCTGCTCGACATTGGTCATAAGAAAGCTATGGAGCTCATTAAAATAGATGATGACCGCCAATTTTACGTGAGCATGCAAAGTGACCGCATTGGGTATATGGGCGGCATCGATAAGGAATGGTGCGCCATGcaggaaaacaatcgtaaaaggaatCATCAGAAGGAACTTGCAGCGGAGAAGGCGAAAGAACGAAGTACAAAGGAGACGAATGAGCTCTTTAAAAACCATGTTTCTTCCGAGGCTTCCGATACGAGCACGGCTGAAGACACCGATGATG ACTTTACACCGAGCAAGCCTAAGAAGCGCAAGATTCACATTGTAAATGACTCAATGGTATCTGCTGCGTTAGATCGAACTCTGACGTCTTCCGGTGGGGGATCCATGCTAATAAAAGCGGTTGCTCAGGCCACAGCGAAATCTTTGGGTTTTGCTGAGAAGGAGGTGCAGATAGTTTCTTCCCGCTCACAATTACAGCGAAAAAGGTCGGAATGTAGAGAGGAAATGGCAATTATGATTAAACAAGAGTTCACTCCGGATGTTCCTTTGGTCGTCCATTGGGATGGAAAGCTAATGCCCAGCAGTGAag ATGCAGAAGGCAATGCTGATCGGTTGCCAATTTTGGTATCTGGAGAAGGAGTTGAGCAGCTTCTTGGCGTTCCGGAATTGAAAAGGGGCACTGGGATTCAGGAAGCTACTGCAGTGGTTGAATATTTGACAAGTTGGGAACTTCAGGAGCGAGTTATAGGCCTCGTCTTCGATACCACAACCGTGAATAGTGGACGAGTAAATGGAGCCTGTGTTCATATTCAGCGAAAACTGGGAAAAGAGCTGCTGGGGCTTGCTTGCAGACACCATATACTTGAACTAGTCCTCGCTGCTGTATTTGATTCATTGATAAGTGTTTCTAAGAAGGCAACTTTACCATTTGTTGATTGTCTAAAggataattggaaaaatatcgaCAAAG CGCGGTACCGCACTGCAGCGACAACACGGGGTAGTTTGCGGAAGATCAACgacaaaaaagaaatcattatattttgctGCAACCAACTTAAG gtaTTTCAGCCGCGTGACGACTACAGGGAACTTCTGGAGTTGGTTATTATTTTCTTGGGTGGTTCAGTTCCAGGAACCACAGCCTATCAGTTTAAGAAGCCTGGCTCCATCAGCAAGTCGCGGTGGATGGCAAAGGCAATCTATTCATTCAAAGTACGGATGTTTGGAAAGCAATTGAACCTTTCAACCAAAGAGAGTGACAACGTGTTTCAAATATGTTGTTTTGTAGCTTCCGTGTACATTAAGTCCTGGTACACATGTCCAGTGGCATTTAGTGCGCCAGCCCGTGATCTTGAACTTCTGAAAACGTTGGCTAGTAGAGAAGAGAAACACTACcaagcagcattaaaaaaattttgcaacCATTTATGGTATTTATCAGAAACATTAGTTTGCTTATCTTTGTTTGATCCCAATGTTTCATTGCCTTGTAAGAGGGCGATGGTCAACTCTTTTTTAAAGGAAGTGCATGTTTGCAGTCCTCGAGCGCAACTTCCTCCCAATTGTGGCATTAAGGATTTAGAATTGAGCGATTTCGTTTCCTCTAATTCTCGACGTTTCTTCGACATTACGGGCATTGATCAAGGCTTTTTGTCAAGAGACCCCGAAGATTGGATTTTCGATGAAAGGTACCTGAAaggatttaatgttataaaacatattaaagtcgtcaatgacaccgccgaaaggggtgtgtccctcatcaaaaaatatctgttaCAGAAGAACCTTACCTGTAATGAACGTGAGAGACAGCATTTGCTATTAGTGGTGCAGAAGCACAGAAGAATGTTCGATAAGTAcggaaaaaaaaggttgtaa
- the LOC124169080 gene encoding mitochondrial import receptor subunit TOM22 homolog, producing the protein MAPAEDGGDSGMESLTASSKDLTPEKVNLTPDIEDTDDDSDDEDLDETLSERLWGLTEMFPDKVRETSGVVANATWTAIKGLYKFSCNASWIFFTSSALLFAPVIIEIERSQMEEMQKQQQRQILLGPNAAVSGGLPPGPGHR; encoded by the exons ATGGCTCCTGCTGAGGACGGAGGAGATAGTGGAATGGAATCACTGACCGCGAGTAGTAAAGACTTGACGCCAGAAAAAGTTAACTTGACGCCAGATATTGAAGATACCGACGATGACTCCGATGATGAG gACTTGGATGAGACCCTTTCTGAGCGACTCTGGGGACTGACTGAAATGTTTCCTGATAAAGTTAGAGAGACGAGTGGTGTGGTAGCAAATGCTACATGGACTGCCATTAAAG GACTGTATAAATTTAGCTGCAATGCATCCTGGATTTTCTTCACTTCATCAGCCCTGTTATTTGCTCCTGTCATCATAGAAATTGAGAGGTCACAAATGGAAGAAATGCAGAAGCAACAGCAAAGACAG ATTCTACTCGGACCGAATGCTGCAGTTTCTGGTGGCTTACCACCTGGTCCAGGACATCGATAA